In Candidatus Nanopelagicales bacterium, the following are encoded in one genomic region:
- a CDS encoding class I SAM-dependent DNA methyltransferase, whose protein sequence is MSRAAKSVAQTPQARLASVIKTSRDIMRKDAGLNGDLDRLPQLSWLLFLKAFDDLERNRMIVDPSYRPALPEELRWSVWAADPTKRKQGDALINWVNGTLLPGLGRLKGSGRAGDPRTTLATVFKETNNRMLSGYLLGDLIDQIDKVHFTSADDIHTMAHLYESMLREMRDAAGDSGEFYTPRPVIRLMVEQVNPRLGETVLDPAVGTGGFLVEAYEHLRAQARSATEIATAKRSISGFEKKPLPYLLCQMNLLLHEVEQPNVTRMNSLTFSLADQRKAGVDVVLTNPPFGGEEESSSLGNFPADSRTAETAWLFLQVVMARLEKRKGRCGIVVPNGVLFANEGAPARIKKKLLTDFNLHSVVRLPNGVFAPYTLIPSNLLFFEYGGPTKDIWFYEQPLPEGRKNYTKTRPLRFEEFADVQAWWGGTDRVGRVENEHAWKVDAATLAEDGYNLDLRNPHRADDLTHRSPEELVKELIAVEEQILAALQDLQSNLGNDA, encoded by the coding sequence GTGAGCCGTGCCGCCAAGAGCGTTGCCCAGACCCCGCAGGCGCGTCTCGCGTCGGTCATCAAGACCAGTCGGGACATCATGCGCAAGGACGCCGGCCTCAACGGCGACCTGGACCGGCTTCCTCAACTGTCCTGGCTCCTCTTCCTCAAGGCCTTCGACGACCTCGAGCGGAACAGGATGATCGTCGACCCCAGCTACCGGCCAGCACTGCCGGAGGAGCTCCGATGGAGCGTGTGGGCGGCAGATCCGACCAAGCGCAAGCAGGGTGACGCCCTCATCAACTGGGTCAACGGAACCCTGCTCCCGGGGCTTGGCCGACTGAAGGGATCCGGCCGGGCGGGCGACCCTCGCACCACGCTCGCCACGGTCTTCAAAGAGACCAACAACCGAATGCTGTCCGGCTACCTGCTCGGTGACCTGATCGACCAGATCGACAAGGTGCACTTCACGTCGGCCGACGACATCCACACCATGGCCCATCTGTACGAGTCGATGCTGCGCGAAATGCGGGACGCAGCCGGAGACTCGGGCGAGTTCTACACACCCCGGCCGGTGATCCGGCTCATGGTCGAGCAGGTCAATCCGCGCTTGGGCGAGACGGTGCTGGACCCGGCTGTCGGCACAGGCGGATTCCTGGTCGAGGCATACGAGCACCTCCGCGCCCAGGCGCGGTCCGCGACCGAGATCGCGACGGCGAAACGCTCGATCAGCGGCTTCGAGAAGAAGCCACTCCCCTACCTGCTCTGCCAGATGAACCTGCTCCTGCACGAAGTGGAACAGCCCAACGTCACCCGCATGAACTCGCTGACCTTCTCGTTGGCTGACCAGCGCAAGGCCGGCGTCGACGTCGTTCTGACCAACCCGCCGTTCGGGGGTGAGGAGGAGAGCAGCAGCCTGGGGAACTTCCCTGCCGACTCGCGGACGGCAGAGACCGCCTGGCTGTTTCTCCAGGTGGTGATGGCGCGCCTGGAGAAGAGGAAGGGCCGCTGCGGGATCGTCGTCCCCAACGGGGTCCTCTTCGCCAACGAGGGCGCGCCGGCACGGATCAAGAAGAAGCTGCTCACCGACTTCAACCTGCACTCTGTGGTGCGGCTGCCCAACGGCGTCTTCGCTCCGTACACCCTCATCCCCTCCAACCTGCTCTTCTTCGAATACGGCGGGCCAACGAAGGACATCTGGTTCTACGAGCAGCCCCTGCCGGAGGGGCGGAAGAACTACACGAAGACAAGACCGCTGCGTTTCGAGGAATTCGCCGATGTCCAGGCATGGTGGGGTGGCACGGATCGAGTCGGCCGAGTCGAGAACGAGCACGCGTGGAAGGTCGACGCCGCCACACTCGCGGAGGACGGCTACAACCTGGATCTCCGCAACCCGCATCGTGCCGACGATCTGACGCATCGCTCGCCCGAGGAACTCGTCAAGGAACTGATTGCCGTGGAGGAGCAGATCCTCGCAGCCCTTCAGGACCTCCAGTCCAACCTCGGGAACGACGCCTGA
- a CDS encoding ABC transporter permease, with translation MTDLTPTAEVALAGADTGPTRTLARDAWFDLRHSFVFWISAVLIVLVSGMVLFPGFFSDVEHTSSLTGGCALADSLLPPSGEHWFGTDQQGCDVYALSVYGARPSVAVGVIATIATTVLGATVGLIAGYSGGWLDSVLSRVVDVFFGLPLILGGIVALSAISLPGIWGVVFVLSVLGWVAAARIVRSTTIEAKGQDYVLAARALGAGNARIMVRHILPNAAGPGIVIAVLSLGGFIAAEATFSFLGLGIRPPDFSWGTMISDAQSVFFQAPWTLLFPAAFLSATVLAFILLGDAIRDAMDPKFRA, from the coding sequence ATGACTGACCTCACCCCCACCGCAGAGGTCGCCCTGGCTGGAGCCGACACCGGGCCGACGCGCACTCTGGCACGTGACGCGTGGTTTGACCTGCGGCACAGCTTCGTGTTCTGGATCAGTGCCGTGCTGATCGTGTTGGTCTCCGGGATGGTGTTGTTCCCAGGTTTCTTCTCAGACGTCGAGCACACGTCATCACTGACGGGCGGCTGCGCCCTGGCGGATTCCCTGCTACCGCCGAGCGGTGAGCATTGGTTCGGGACCGATCAGCAGGGGTGCGACGTGTACGCGTTGAGCGTGTACGGGGCCAGGCCGAGCGTGGCCGTCGGTGTCATCGCCACGATCGCCACGACGGTCCTGGGTGCCACAGTCGGACTGATCGCGGGATACTCCGGCGGGTGGCTGGACTCGGTGCTGTCTCGCGTCGTTGATGTGTTCTTCGGGCTGCCGTTGATCCTTGGCGGGATCGTGGCGCTGAGCGCGATCTCGTTGCCCGGCATCTGGGGAGTCGTGTTCGTGCTATCGGTCCTGGGGTGGGTGGCAGCGGCCCGGATCGTCAGATCCACCACCATCGAGGCCAAAGGGCAGGACTACGTGCTCGCCGCGCGGGCACTGGGGGCCGGAAACGCGCGGATCATGGTGCGGCACATCCTGCCCAATGCCGCGGGTCCCGGCATCGTGATCGCGGTGCTGTCGTTGGGCGGTTTCATCGCGGCGGAGGCCACGTTCTCGTTCCTGGGGCTTGGGATCCGACCACCGGACTTCTCCTGGGGAACCATGATCAGTGACGCTCAATCGGTGTTCTTCCAGGCGCCGTGGACCCTCTTGTTCCCCGCCGCGTTCCTGAGCGCGACAGTGCTGGCCTTCATCCTGCTCGGCGACGCGATACGTGACGCCATGGACCCGAAGTTCAGGGCGTGA
- a CDS encoding ABC transporter substrate-binding protein, translated as MRNRVKLLACGVVAGALVLAACGKNDQPTPGPTGGTYSVAIESSRSFVPSNCYDIYCANVLSVLFTGLFAFQTQDDGTLVPEQTGLTSQVSTADNGKTWKIELNSGWKFTNGEPITAKTFIDTWNFTAYAPNGQQLGFVFGPSQLNVKGYADVAPSNPKAEPKSKTMSGLKAVGKNAIQVSLVSPLGDALFKNFLAGPPVLPMPSVAFKDIKAYGKQPIGNGPYQLKRPWSATEVSLAKNSGYAGTPGNADNIEFRVYADNNTLWSDLQAGTLDVAPILPQNALANAEQVLGDRFINDSASLLVSFFGFPKGEAFKDKATRVAISKAIDWAEINSKLFYGTRQRALSFVSDAAPGGGTDLCGDKCVFDAAAAKKSLQQAGGLPGGKVRLMSLASATQQVEKAICNQLQRNLGIECTIKVLPNYQAYFDALDNAEPGDLFQAGWAADNPTLASTIGPLFSRDGGGNDFGYDNPRFDKLMQEGNATQSPGEQVAIWQRAEQVAMDDFWLAPTQFPNIVAGYSQNVSNVKVNSQQFVNLAEIRVVK; from the coding sequence ATGAGGAACCGCGTCAAGTTGCTAGCGTGTGGTGTCGTAGCGGGGGCTCTGGTCTTGGCCGCATGCGGAAAGAATGACCAGCCGACGCCGGGGCCGACTGGCGGGACCTACTCGGTTGCCATCGAGTCCTCGCGCAGCTTCGTGCCGAGCAACTGCTACGACATCTACTGCGCGAATGTGCTCAGTGTTCTGTTCACGGGTCTGTTCGCGTTCCAGACTCAAGATGACGGGACTTTGGTTCCGGAGCAGACGGGCCTGACGAGCCAGGTGTCCACGGCGGACAACGGGAAGACGTGGAAGATCGAGCTCAACTCCGGATGGAAGTTCACCAACGGGGAGCCGATCACGGCGAAGACGTTCATCGACACATGGAATTTCACGGCGTACGCACCCAACGGCCAGCAACTCGGGTTCGTCTTCGGACCGAGCCAGTTGAACGTCAAGGGCTACGCGGACGTGGCGCCTTCCAACCCGAAGGCCGAGCCGAAGTCCAAGACAATGTCAGGATTGAAGGCTGTGGGCAAGAACGCGATTCAGGTGTCGCTTGTCTCACCGCTGGGCGACGCGCTGTTCAAGAACTTCCTGGCGGGGCCGCCTGTCCTACCGATGCCATCGGTCGCGTTCAAGGACATCAAGGCATATGGCAAGCAGCCGATCGGCAACGGTCCATATCAGTTGAAGAGGCCGTGGAGCGCCACCGAAGTTTCTCTGGCCAAGAACTCCGGATACGCCGGAACCCCGGGTAATGCCGACAACATTGAGTTCCGGGTTTACGCGGATAACAACACGCTCTGGTCCGATTTGCAGGCCGGGACGCTCGATGTCGCGCCTATCCTTCCGCAAAACGCGCTGGCCAATGCCGAGCAAGTGCTCGGCGATCGATTCATCAACGACAGCGCCTCCCTGCTAGTCAGCTTCTTCGGGTTCCCCAAAGGCGAGGCGTTCAAGGACAAGGCCACTCGGGTGGCCATTTCCAAGGCCATCGACTGGGCGGAGATCAACTCCAAGTTGTTCTATGGCACTCGTCAGCGGGCGCTCAGTTTCGTGTCGGATGCCGCTCCAGGCGGCGGAACGGACCTGTGCGGCGACAAGTGCGTATTTGATGCCGCCGCCGCGAAGAAGAGCCTTCAGCAGGCCGGCGGGTTGCCCGGCGGTAAGGTCCGGCTCATGTCGCTCGCGAGTGCGACGCAGCAAGTGGAGAAGGCGATTTGTAACCAGCTCCAGCGCAACTTGGGGATCGAATGCACCATCAAGGTGCTGCCCAACTATCAGGCGTACTTCGACGCCCTCGACAACGCTGAACCCGGGGACCTCTTCCAAGCCGGTTGGGCGGCCGACAACCCGACTCTGGCGAGCACCATCGGGCCGCTCTTCAGCCGGGATGGCGGTGGCAATGACTTCGGATACGACAATCCCCGGTTCGACAAGTTGATGCAGGAAGGCAACGCCACCCAATCCCCCGGCGAGCAGGTGGCCATTTGGCAACGCGCGGAGCAGGTGGCCATGGACGACTTCTGGCTGGCTCCGACTCAGTTCCCGAACATTGTGGCCGGGTACTCTCAGAACGTGTCCAACGTCAAGGTGAATTCGCAGCAGTTCGTGAACTTGGCCGAGATCAGGGTCGTGAAGTAA
- a CDS encoding TIGR02391 family protein, which produces MAKLDPEWAISEIDAFLGVTAQVVPDMGPGIAYFGTVMRGPATEASQRAHVVEQILDRVLPGWSRERPKKDEDFDWLRDQASRAKAALQRQGELAEKLGDNAPDMDAANLHPWSWENGRSYWNTGHCHQAVMQAAIRINAETQAKLGRMDVSETALFNEAFSLDEPKEGAPRLRLAEDDGGKTYQNLHRGARAFADGLYTAIRNPGMHKPQESAGGEEQLALEQLAAFSLLARWVDQADVEEVSL; this is translated from the coding sequence GTGGCGAAGTTGGATCCCGAGTGGGCAATCAGTGAGATCGACGCGTTCCTGGGCGTGACGGCACAGGTCGTCCCTGACATGGGACCGGGCATCGCCTACTTCGGAACCGTCATGCGTGGCCCGGCAACCGAGGCGTCGCAACGCGCGCATGTTGTGGAGCAGATTCTCGACCGCGTGCTTCCCGGTTGGTCGCGCGAGCGTCCGAAGAAGGACGAGGATTTCGACTGGCTCCGAGACCAGGCCTCCCGTGCCAAGGCTGCGCTCCAGCGTCAGGGGGAGTTGGCTGAGAAGTTGGGCGACAACGCACCTGACATGGACGCTGCCAATCTCCACCCGTGGTCGTGGGAGAACGGAAGGTCGTACTGGAACACCGGCCACTGCCACCAGGCAGTCATGCAGGCGGCGATCCGGATCAATGCGGAGACGCAGGCCAAGTTGGGGCGGATGGACGTGTCGGAGACGGCGTTGTTCAACGAGGCGTTCTCGCTTGACGAGCCTAAGGAAGGAGCACCTCGTCTTCGCCTGGCGGAGGATGACGGCGGCAAGACCTACCAGAATCTCCATCGGGGAGCCCGCGCTTTCGCGGACGGGCTCTACACCGCGATTCGGAACCCCGGTATGCACAAGCCACAGGAGAGCGCGGGTGGCGAGGAGCAACTGGCTCTTGAGCAGCTGGCCGCGTTCAGCCTGTTGGCTCGATGGGTAGACCAGGCCGACGTCGAGGAAGTCAGCTTGTGA
- a CDS encoding Coenzyme F420 hydrogenase/dehydrogenase, beta subunit C-terminal domain produces the protein MATSAPAAFIDPAADVRDEIAAASGVPELPEKIWFHRTAAAVIDADRCIRCGGCIAACPSRSINVGEDGRPTLVQMCTGCSACWDYCPMGGLRTERLASVLDGQADSAQESGMIEVLDASSARAAARVESAQDGGVVTALLSKLLKDEVIDGAIVNRPDGVFAGNPVLARTEDELRACAGSVYTQSQALVELNSPLPEDVHRLAFVGTPCQVSVLRALQRFPWRYRQTAADAVVLTVALFCTRSFDGDKLAEALAATGVDVTRLARIDVRAGEMIGWAQGGEELLRLPVRDIRSAALRGCAECADFAGRSADIAVGSIGSDPGWTTVLARTDAGRAAMEFAASALEVKPAPDLGLVAKLATRDQRGAERALERDFDPTGELWISYPDHIAAYAGTSRAAAAPPAYRSQHYQVSC, from the coding sequence GTGGCCACGTCGGCGCCGGCGGCGTTCATCGATCCTGCCGCGGATGTGCGCGACGAGATCGCGGCGGCCAGTGGCGTGCCGGAGCTGCCGGAGAAGATTTGGTTCCACAGGACCGCGGCGGCTGTGATCGACGCCGATCGGTGCATCAGATGTGGCGGCTGCATAGCGGCGTGCCCGTCGCGTTCGATAAATGTCGGCGAGGACGGTCGCCCGACGCTGGTCCAAATGTGCACGGGATGCTCGGCGTGCTGGGACTACTGCCCGATGGGAGGGCTTCGCACCGAGAGACTCGCGTCCGTCTTGGACGGCCAGGCTGACAGCGCCCAAGAATCGGGCATGATCGAAGTCCTCGACGCGTCCTCGGCCAGGGCCGCGGCTCGAGTCGAGAGTGCGCAGGACGGCGGTGTCGTGACCGCGCTGCTGTCGAAGCTCCTGAAGGACGAGGTCATCGACGGCGCGATCGTCAACCGGCCGGATGGAGTGTTCGCCGGCAATCCCGTTCTCGCGCGGACCGAGGACGAGCTGCGGGCGTGCGCCGGAAGTGTATATACGCAATCACAGGCGCTCGTTGAGCTCAACTCACCTTTGCCGGAAGACGTCCACCGGCTCGCTTTCGTTGGAACGCCATGCCAGGTGAGCGTGTTGCGGGCGCTCCAGCGCTTCCCGTGGCGATACCGCCAGACCGCCGCGGACGCTGTGGTGCTCACGGTCGCCTTGTTCTGCACGCGGTCATTCGACGGGGACAAGCTCGCGGAGGCCCTGGCAGCCACAGGTGTTGACGTGACGCGACTGGCCCGGATCGACGTGCGTGCAGGCGAGATGATCGGCTGGGCACAGGGCGGCGAAGAGCTCCTGCGCTTGCCGGTCCGCGACATCCGGAGCGCTGCCCTGCGGGGGTGCGCGGAATGCGCTGACTTCGCCGGTCGGTCGGCTGACATCGCCGTGGGCAGCATCGGCAGCGACCCGGGCTGGACCACGGTGCTCGCCAGGACAGACGCCGGGCGCGCGGCTATGGAGTTCGCGGCCTCCGCTTTGGAGGTCAAACCCGCGCCCGACCTGGGGTTGGTCGCGAAGCTGGCGACGCGAGACCAGCGCGGCGCGGAGCGGGCTCTCGAACGCGACTTCGATCCGACTGGCGAGCTTTGGATCAGCTACCCGGATCACATCGCGGCTTACGCTGGGACCTCGCGCGCGGCAGCCGCGCCTCCGGCGTATCGCAGTCAGCACTATCAAGTCAGTTGCTGA
- a CDS encoding methyltransferase domain-containing protein, with translation MYQEVWQQRYSEPGRVWSRTPNRWLIDLANTMRPGSALDLACGEGADAIWLALNGWQVTAVDFAPAAIERAAATAAEAGVGDRMTWVSADVDSWEPGRTFDLVSVQFLHSPAECRRRIHRKAWQATARALIVVGHDPRNEAEGHCGPSDPALLYDAADVLASLGLSESSPEVKVAECRVRSPGDPEQIAFDSVVVVRRL, from the coding sequence GTGTACCAGGAAGTCTGGCAACAGCGATACTCCGAGCCCGGGCGCGTCTGGTCCCGGACGCCGAACCGGTGGCTCATCGACCTCGCCAACACGATGCGTCCAGGATCCGCGCTCGACCTGGCCTGCGGCGAAGGCGCGGATGCGATCTGGCTGGCACTCAACGGCTGGCAGGTGACCGCTGTGGACTTCGCCCCGGCCGCTATCGAAAGGGCAGCCGCTACGGCAGCGGAGGCGGGCGTCGGTGATCGGATGACCTGGGTTTCGGCAGACGTTGACTCCTGGGAGCCCGGCCGCACGTTCGATCTAGTCAGCGTTCAGTTCCTGCACAGCCCCGCTGAGTGCAGGCGCCGCATCCACCGCAAGGCGTGGCAGGCGACAGCTCGGGCGCTCATCGTCGTCGGTCACGATCCCCGGAACGAGGCCGAGGGTCATTGCGGGCCATCCGATCCTGCGTTGCTCTACGACGCGGCGGACGTGCTCGCGAGCTTGGGCCTGTCGGAGTCCAGCCCGGAAGTCAAGGTAGCGGAATGCCGCGTCCGGAGCCCCGGGGATCCAGAGCAGATCGCGTTCGACAGCGTCGTTGTCGTGCGCCGGCTTTGA
- a CDS encoding ABC transporter permease, whose product MGRYVLRRLLQVVPVFLGTTFLIYFLMFAVPGDPLDNLAGGRQENPAYLEYLTSQFNLDDPFFVQYAKYLMGIFTGDLGTTFSGQAVTEIFAERWPVTVQLALTALVIEILIGVSLGVWAALRRGGVIDSLALGGTLVVISIPVFVLAYVAQWVIGVKLGWLPASGIADGWPVSYLLPATVLALLSLAYVLRLTRQSLLETVNQDFFSTARAKGLPARRIIREYGLRNSLIPVVTFLGADLAALMGGAVVVEGIFNVPGIGQQLYSSIRLGEAVVVVGTVTALVIAYLLMNLLVDVLYAVLDPRIRYD is encoded by the coding sequence TTGGGTCGCTACGTTCTGCGGCGGTTGCTGCAGGTAGTTCCGGTGTTTCTGGGCACGACGTTCCTCATCTATTTCCTGATGTTCGCGGTGCCCGGTGACCCGCTGGACAACCTGGCCGGGGGTCGGCAGGAGAACCCGGCCTACCTGGAGTATCTGACTTCGCAGTTCAATCTTGATGACCCCTTCTTCGTTCAGTACGCGAAGTACCTAATGGGGATATTCACCGGGGATCTGGGAACCACTTTCTCTGGTCAAGCCGTCACCGAGATCTTCGCCGAACGCTGGCCAGTAACCGTGCAGCTGGCCCTCACTGCCCTAGTCATCGAGATACTCATCGGCGTCTCCCTCGGGGTATGGGCAGCGCTGCGCCGGGGAGGAGTCATCGACTCACTGGCGTTGGGCGGAACCCTGGTCGTGATCTCGATCCCTGTGTTCGTGCTGGCCTACGTCGCCCAGTGGGTCATAGGCGTGAAGCTGGGCTGGCTCCCCGCGTCCGGGATCGCGGACGGATGGCCGGTCAGCTACTTGCTGCCGGCCACGGTCCTGGCGCTGCTGTCGTTGGCCTACGTGCTCAGGCTGACTAGGCAGAGTCTGCTGGAAACGGTGAATCAGGACTTCTTCTCCACAGCCCGGGCCAAGGGTCTGCCAGCGCGCCGGATCATCAGGGAGTATGGCTTGCGCAACTCCTTGATCCCCGTGGTCACCTTCCTGGGCGCTGACCTTGCGGCCCTGATGGGGGGAGCGGTCGTAGTCGAGGGGATCTTCAACGTGCCCGGAATCGGTCAGCAGCTGTATTCGTCCATCCGGCTGGGTGAGGCTGTCGTGGTCGTCGGTACGGTCACGGCGTTGGTGATCGCCTACCTGTTGATGAACCTGTTGGTTGATGTGCTGTACGCCGTTCTGGATCCGAGGATCCGGTATGACTGA
- a CDS encoding nucleotidyl transferase AbiEii/AbiGii toxin family protein translates to MTDNQALRTSIEQRLANLAAERQVSLDRLRRHFVFQRILVRLSADDNWVLKGGFALEVRLGLDARATKDLDLAMLEDLDGVEAQDRLLDALDVDAGDGLTFQVSAPRAIASDDAGNPGWRFTVTSVLGGKVFASLRLDVVARSAEIVGAIGTIEVRPPILAELLSSTAMPTVDIAQHAAEKFHAMARTYAGDRPSSRVKDLVDVVLLVEAGLLPNPDLPGRLQTVWQVRDGVPPPAQLPDFPASWPSDFAAMAAELDLAVDYPTARSTAERLFAEAVTTEENQS, encoded by the coding sequence ATGACCGACAACCAGGCGCTCAGAACCAGCATCGAGCAACGGCTCGCCAATCTGGCGGCCGAGCGACAAGTCTCGCTCGATCGGTTGCGCCGCCACTTCGTTTTCCAGCGGATCCTGGTTCGACTGTCCGCGGACGACAACTGGGTACTCAAAGGCGGCTTCGCCCTCGAGGTCAGGCTCGGCCTCGACGCCCGGGCGACCAAGGATCTGGATCTGGCCATGCTGGAGGACCTCGACGGCGTCGAGGCGCAGGATCGTCTGCTCGATGCTCTCGACGTCGACGCCGGTGACGGATTGACCTTCCAGGTGTCCGCACCGCGAGCGATCGCCTCGGACGATGCCGGAAACCCCGGCTGGAGGTTCACCGTCACATCGGTCCTAGGCGGCAAGGTCTTCGCATCGCTGCGCCTCGACGTCGTCGCGCGGAGCGCGGAGATCGTCGGCGCCATCGGCACCATCGAGGTACGCCCGCCGATCCTCGCGGAACTCCTGAGCAGCACCGCGATGCCGACGGTGGACATCGCCCAGCACGCCGCGGAGAAGTTCCACGCGATGGCCCGGACGTACGCCGGAGATCGACCCAGCAGCCGCGTCAAGGACTTGGTCGACGTCGTACTCCTCGTGGAAGCGGGGCTGCTGCCGAATCCGGACCTGCCCGGTCGGCTTCAAACGGTCTGGCAGGTGCGGGACGGCGTGCCGCCACCGGCACAGCTCCCCGATTTCCCGGCGTCGTGGCCCAGCGACTTCGCCGCAATGGCCGCTGAACTCGATCTGGCCGTCGACTACCCCACCGCCCGCTCCACCGCCGAACGACTCTTCGCCGAGGCGGTCACCACCGAGGAGAACCAATCGTGA
- a CDS encoding type I restriction-modification enzyme R subunit C-terminal domain-containing protein has translation MRPAARRRSACGRQCTPITSEAPWVTGDDDANRLAAQARARVLIDRQLAEAGWSAQDLKYVVLFRPIGSMVEFKQIVGRGSRLYPENDKYSFEIVDYVGASVLFSDPGFDGEPVRIRTERIDESGEIVEDELGDVAPEMPSLGEPEPPFDRTQSEGELEQPSARKHYVDGTEVTVTAEAYYVADTSTGALRLVEYTDYLAGQVRVLCPTIDDLRARWADPQLRAVLEEGLASRGVSIEEMSRRLELAPDTDPFDVLAHAAWNVPQRTRAERARLVREDHASDLKALVPTAREIISALLDRYEEYGVEEMTHIYAFQVPPLSNFGSPVEAAQHFGGAEGWRQAVSELQGWLYSA, from the coding sequence ATGCGTCCGGCCGCACGTCGCCGATCCGCCTGTGGGCGCCAGTGCACGCCGATAACCTCAGAGGCACCATGGGTTACCGGGGACGACGACGCCAACCGCCTTGCCGCCCAAGCGCGCGCCCGCGTGCTCATCGACCGGCAGCTCGCCGAGGCGGGCTGGTCGGCGCAGGACCTTAAGTACGTCGTCCTGTTCCGCCCGATCGGCTCGATGGTCGAGTTCAAGCAGATCGTCGGGCGAGGGTCACGTCTCTACCCCGAGAACGACAAGTACTCCTTCGAGATCGTGGACTACGTCGGCGCTTCGGTCCTTTTCTCCGATCCAGGCTTCGACGGTGAGCCGGTGCGCATACGGACCGAGCGCATCGACGAGTCCGGCGAGATCGTCGAAGACGAACTCGGGGACGTTGCCCCCGAGATGCCGTCGCTTGGCGAACCCGAGCCCCCCTTCGACCGAACCCAGTCCGAAGGAGAGCTCGAACAGCCGTCGGCGAGGAAGCATTACGTCGACGGCACAGAGGTCACTGTGACTGCCGAGGCGTACTACGTCGCTGACACGAGTACCGGCGCTCTCCGCCTCGTGGAATACACGGACTACCTGGCCGGCCAGGTGCGCGTGCTGTGTCCGACCATCGATGACCTTCGCGCACGCTGGGCCGATCCTCAGCTACGTGCGGTCTTGGAGGAGGGCCTCGCCTCGCGCGGCGTGTCCATCGAAGAGATGTCGAGGCGCCTCGAACTTGCGCCCGACACGGACCCCTTCGACGTCCTCGCACACGCCGCCTGGAACGTTCCTCAACGGACGAGGGCGGAACGCGCTCGGCTGGTGCGCGAAGACCACGCGAGCGACCTCAAGGCGCTGGTGCCGACCGCGCGCGAGATCATCTCCGCCCTCCTCGACCGCTACGAGGAGTACGGCGTCGAGGAGATGACCCACATCTACGCCTTCCAGGTGCCGCCGCTGAGCAACTTCGGCTCACCCGTCGAAGCGGCACAACACTTCGGCGGCGCTGAAGGCTGGCGCCAAGCCGTCAGCGAGCTCCAAGGTTGGCTGTACTCAGCGTGA
- a CDS encoding polyphosphate kinase 2 family protein, with amino-acid sequence MALSRDTLERLRIDHKESRGFRLSAFDTKWLPDQLEAMPKDERRASGEQILAASKAELEAAQDILYADDRFALLLVFQAMDAAGKDGTIKHVMSGVNPQGCSVTSFKQPSAEELDHDYLWRAAKALPERGRIGIFNRSHYEEVLITRVHPEILQSQKLPPGPRDQGFWRARYEDINAFERHLDRNGTVVLKFFLHLSKEEQRKRFLERLDHADKNWKFSSADVKERGFWDAYQVAFEEMIQETSTDRAPWWVIPADRKWAMRALVADIVSTTVTGMGLRYPEVSADERIALKAARAALEAE; translated from the coding sequence ATGGCGCTGAGCCGGGACACCCTGGAGAGATTGCGCATCGACCACAAGGAAAGCCGCGGGTTCCGGCTGAGTGCCTTCGACACTAAGTGGCTGCCGGATCAGTTGGAGGCTATGCCTAAAGACGAGCGGCGGGCTTCGGGCGAACAGATTCTGGCCGCGAGCAAAGCGGAGCTAGAAGCGGCTCAGGACATCCTGTACGCCGATGACAGGTTCGCGCTGCTGCTGGTGTTCCAGGCGATGGACGCCGCGGGCAAGGACGGGACCATCAAGCACGTAATGAGCGGCGTCAACCCTCAAGGATGCAGCGTCACGTCCTTCAAGCAGCCGAGCGCTGAGGAACTGGACCATGACTACCTCTGGCGCGCGGCCAAGGCCCTACCCGAACGCGGCCGGATCGGGATCTTCAACCGGTCCCACTACGAGGAAGTCCTGATCACGCGGGTCCATCCAGAGATCCTCCAGTCGCAGAAACTGCCGCCTGGACCGCGGGACCAGGGCTTCTGGCGGGCGCGCTACGAGGACATCAACGCTTTCGAACGGCATCTGGACCGCAACGGAACAGTTGTACTGAAGTTCTTCCTGCACCTGTCAAAGGAAGAGCAGCGGAAGCGGTTCCTCGAACGACTCGATCACGCGGACAAGAACTGGAAGTTCTCATCCGCGGATGTCAAAGAGCGGGGCTTCTGGGACGCGTACCAGGTGGCGTTCGAAGAGATGATCCAGGAGACATCGACCGATCGGGCCCCCTGGTGGGTTATCCCGGCGGACCGCAAATGGGCTATGCGCGCACTGGTGGCCGACATCGTCAGCACAACCGTCACCGGGATGGGTCTGCGCTACCCCGAGGTGAGCGCGGATGAGCGCATCGCCTTGAAGGCAGCGCGCGCAGCACTCGAGGCCGAGTGA